The window GCAACACCAGCACCAACTGGCTGGCCATCTGCGACCAGTTCGACGATTTCTGCCAGAAAGTTAGCGGTGCGGTGATCGGCGCTTTCATTGCTGCCCTTCTGATGATGTTCCTCGTCTTGTTATCTGCTTTTGGCATCAGAAACACTCACTAAACGCCGCCGGCGGGGGTGACGGACGTTCATCAGTCCGATCTTTGTGTTAAATATTTCGTATTGAATGTCCTTTGTGTTGTAATTTTACCCTTTTCCCCTCTCTCTCTGTCTTGGTTTGGTTGGTCATGgaaaatttggttaaatattaaaactgtAATTTTTGTGCTTATTACGTTTATAATACCAATGTTTGAAATATTGGAAAAACCACGAGTGTAAtacttcaactttcaaaattaaagattaagTCTCCAAACTtatctaaattctaaaattaaaaattgatggaaaattttagCACCTTAAAACATAggaatatttcattatttcctCTCTAAGAAAGTTTAATTAGtctttttagtacaaattGCTCTTGCATTCAGGTGgtattaattaactaaaatggtaatttaaccaaactttatttttgtcaCGTAACGATGGCCGATTCGGTGTTAGTGTTCCAATTAAATTCCGGGCTTCACAATTTGGGCTCGGCCCGTAATTGGGTTTTCAATCTTTTGTACGACTACTCATCGCCGTCCCTAAAACGAACGTCTGCCGTTTTTTCCCCCGCTCTCTCAACTCTAAGATGAACGCATAGCATCACCCTGATACTACTACCATGGAGGCGATCAGAAAAGCGATGGCAATAACCTCCAACCGTCGTGTTCTTCCCTCTCTATTTCCTCCGCCGTCTCGGCTCGTCTCTTATAGAGGCATAGCTACGAAGCTTTTTGTTGGTGGTAAACTCAAAATTCCTCCTCTCTACTAACTGCTCTGTTCATTTTCCAATTCATTATATATCTACTTACCGTTTCAGTCTACGTTTTATAATTGATCTTACACTTTTTGTTGCGTTTTTTACTATGCTGATTAACTGTGTATGTTTGACTAAGGTGTCTGCGATTACTGGCGTTAAGTTTCTTGAAGtataaactttgttttaatCTTACTAAGTGAAAGTACGACTGTCTGAATGTGAGCTACTGAGTTAATTTACTTCAGGAAACCACGATTATGGAAAATTCTGGAAAAATCGTCCCCTAGGAGTGAAGTGTGGCATGTCTTCAATGCTTTTACTCAAATAGTTACTTCCTGACTATCTTTATCTACgtctttatcattttctttaacaattGTGCCCAACCTGAAATGCGACTTGCTGTGTACATACAGCATCCATGATCATTTTAAAGCCATATTTGACTTCGAATTTGTGTTTAGGACCTTAGGTGCGGTTTCCACATCCTTACCTGAATAAGATCTTTTACTTCGGTTGAACTACTATGCCTACGAGTTTCTAAGGTAGCTTTCCAGGGGCAATAGGCTTCTTCAGCGGGTTTTGAAGGAATGGTCTTTTCCTTGATGTCTTCCTAGTGAATCTTTGCTTGTGCTCTGGCCCTATGGGAACGTAATGAACATTAGGAAAGTGGGTGGAGGGAGTTGAGAGAGGAGGCATTTTTTGGAAGagagtaaaataattaaggaatTTTACGATAGTGAACTTGGAATTTTCTGGTTCTTGATGTCTAAGAGGGGTTCTAAGGATGCTCTTGAGGAGTAAGGTTTGACCCATTTTAATGATTCTATTTAAGGAtttataaaaaacatttacctttcattcttaaaaatttgtttttatttttatttgtaattttctctCTAGGGTTCTTATATTATTGGCTCTTCATTTCTGCTTGTGTTTTTGTACGATGACGATCCTGGTTTTAATCTTTCACTTAACCTGATGGAAATTAGTTATTCTTGGAGAAACATAAGACAGTCGTGGATTCGTCGAGGGCAATGGTCCATTTGCTAAGAGCCTTTTGTTTTCTGGTCctgaaaatggaagagaacATGTTTCTTCCTGAAGTTTCAATTGATAATTTCTTCCTTAGTCTCCAAATTTATCTCAATAATTTATTGGAAGCTTTAGTATTGACATTCTTGTGTCAGAGAATGTGCTTCCTAATTcctatcaaaataaaacattattgGGTGGTTATAGACATTTCCCCACTAAGATACCTCTTTCTAGTTTGCTACAATTTCTTCATAAACTATCGTGGCTTGTTTCCTTATTCCACGTACCCGAATTCCCTAAATCTTTGTGCAATGGAATCGGAAGACCTACTTTGCTTGCCATTTCTCATTGTACTTGATCACTATAACTGGCCATAAATCCCCCAAAAGAACTACCAGGGTAGAAGCTCTCTTAAACTCTCATGAGAAAAGAAGCTATAGAGACCTAGAATTCATATGCAGTTGTAGCTTTACAAATCTAGGATGTACAAGGTTCTTAACCTTAACCTTGGTTATGATAACTGCTTGTGTGTTCTTGTTCTGGCGCACGGCCACATCAACTTAATTCTGTAACAGGGTTGTGAATTTTGAGAAAGAGCCAATATTTATCTCACTTTCATTGTTAATCTTTGATCTCAAGTATCTTTACATTTCTGGAAGATTTTTGCATGTCACCTTAATTAATAGAATTATTTACTATTCTCGAAAAAGTACAGAATCATTTGTCTACGAAAATTCTCTTTTGATTTTCGCCCTTGATTTTATCAGTCAATTCATATGGCAATACTTTATTCCACATTGGAAACTCTCTTTCTGGAATATTTTGCAACAGGACTCTCATATTACACTACGGACAAGGGACTGTCAGAAGCCTTTTCCCAATACGGTCAGGTTATTGAAGGTGACTTCCATTGACATACTTTAGCTTTCATGTCTAACCATGGCAATTTAGTTTCATGGAGCATAACACAATCTTCTCAACTCCAGCTACAGTTGTGATGGACAGAGTCTCTGATAAGTCAAAGGGATTCGGATTTGTCACCTTTGCATCCTTAGACGAAGCGCACACGGCACTGTCAGAGATGAACGGAAAGGTCTGCAAGTTTCACTATCTCATGCCTTCTAcacttttaagaaattaagtCTAATGGTTGTTTCCTGCAGCCTTTGAACGGAAGAGTTATTTTTGTGAACTATGCAAAACCAACAACCTCTTCTCGTGGTGCAATTCCTATAGCGAGAGGACCCCCTGAGGAGAAAACTGATAAATGATTGCTAAAAAGTTCACTTTCTGTCATTtatcaaaaagaaattagctgaaaagaagagaacaaTCATTGAAGCTGCGCGTAGAAAGTGTGATTCAAACATGTCTTTTCAAGAATTTGGTTCATGTCAGAGACGTGTTTAAAGCTTCGGGAAAAAGAGGTCAGCTTGctggaatttttaaaaatatttataattttcttcttattggTTAAGTAGTACTCTATTAAGTATGGTTAAACTGATGTCCAGACATTTGTCCatatattttctaagtttGCTGATTGCCATATAgtgataataatatttctttttacagCAATTAGACTCACGGTTAAAAATAAGGTATAAAtctgatttttattttcgatCTTAGTCAATTTCGATGACTTATCTTAATAGTTCTTGAACTTACAAGACAATTTTGGTccatctatttatttttttcgtCTAATGTCTACTACTTTCTGTCTTTATTCAGCATGTGTAGTCATAATGCCTCCTCACAATCAACCCTTTAATAcacatattcaaaattattattcgATTAAAAAACTGAATAGAAACTTGTAAGTTTAGAGACTTTATTAGAGCTTGGAAAGTTGGGAAGCTGAGTTTAGGAATTAAAGTCTTTAGATTAGGAAATTATCCTTTAGAATAGTCCATATTCCATCTCCATGTGACTTCACATGAGAAAGGGATGGAACAATTTCCTTTGTTTACAATCTTTTGAGCTTGATGGGAAGGAAAAGAGAATGTAACTAATTACTCACGCAATCGCTGAGGGAAGGCGAGAGAGTTGCTAGCTATCACATGTAGTTGTGAGAGATAAGACATAGGTTAGTGTAAGCCAGAAATTTTCTATTACTACGGGGAGTATCATCTGTTTGATACACATTATAAATACGGTGAGGTGTGGTTTgtttcatagtttttttttcatctgaatttcttaaacaaatatttaattaaaaatttaaatggtaaaatagctaaaaatatttataaattctagcaaaatttcagattctattCCGTGTCATCTTTGTTAGagtctaaaattttgttttattctctaaattttattggttcgttttgttatatttaaaaatactcataaatttaatattttaaaaatacacaGTATTATTGTccagaaaattttaaatcctaGTTGTGAGAGATGAACTGTAAAAATATGATATCATTAGTTAATGagttaatataaatatagtagTTCAAGTATAGAAAAGCTCGAGTGTGGGATGTTTTAACGGTACATAAATTTGAGAAACATGATTGCCTTCACATTtagtttctcttttcttattttgacaTAAATTAGACTATAGAGGTAATTCTTGAACTTTAAATTTGAGTCTATTTATTCAAATGCAGCTTCAATAATAGCTAGTAAGTTTACTATCT of the Cucumis sativus cultivar 9930 chromosome 3, Cucumber_9930_V3, whole genome shotgun sequence genome contains:
- the LOC101221406 gene encoding small RNA-binding protein 11, chloroplastic yields the protein MEAIRKAMAITSNRRVLPSLFPPPSRLVSYRGIATKLFVGGLSYYTTDKGLSEAFSQYGQVIEATVVMDRVSDKSKGFGFVTFASLDEAHTALSEMNGKPLNGRVIFVNYAKPTTSSRGAIPIARGPPEEKTDK